A window from Pangasianodon hypophthalmus isolate fPanHyp1 chromosome 4, fPanHyp1.pri, whole genome shotgun sequence encodes these proteins:
- the ovol1a gene encoding putative transcription factor Ovo-like 1a yields MPRAFLVKKPSVSPGKRSWSDLPDHERGDIYIPVSVSPPALWEETEASTAEVALCLSTHKEHNRCTQKYMLEPYTVVSTAELPSCTALGQQPSPETECIRSTQSSTYVRSKIKVTTGELPVEAPRNILSTNADPPVTVANPSPTTSSGTSSAPTAGATYACQVCQKVFQYQRMLNRHLKCHSEQKRHLCSFCGKGFNDTFDLKRHVRTHTGVRPYKCNLCEKAFTQRCSLESHMKKIHGVTQQYAYKERRTKLYVCEECGHTASTQDSLLRHIHNQHPNSAFLRAKGARRHSGAAGVVGREENSLPGSPLSLNSDDTTGSGGR; encoded by the exons ATGCCACGAGCATTCCTGGTGAAAAAGCCCAGTGTTTCACCCGGCAAGAGGAGCTGGAGTGATCTACCTGACCATGAGCGAGGAGACATTTACATACCAG TCTCTGTGTCCCCTCCAGCTCTGTGGGAGGAGACAGAGGCAAGTACAGCTGAAGTGGCCCTGTGCCTGTCCACTCATAAAGAACACAACAGATGTACACAGAAATACATGCTAGAGCCCTACACTGTGGTTTCTACAGCTGAACTGCCCTCCTGCACCGCTCTGGGACAGCAGCCCAGTCCTGAAACAGAGTGCATCCGAAGTACACAGAGCAGCACATATGTCCGCTCCAAGATCAAG gTGACAACAGGTGAGCTCCCTGTTGAAGCTCCACGTAACATTCTGAGCACAAATGCTGATCCTCCTGTCACTGTGGCAAACCCATCTCCCACAACCAGCAGTGGGACATCTTCTGCACCTACAGCAGGGGCAACCTATGCATGTCAGGTGTGCCAGAAAGTGTTTCAGTACCAGCGCATGCTCAACAGACACCTAAAGTGTCACAGTGAACAGAAACGGCATTTGTGCAGTTTCTGTGGCAAGGGTTTTAATGACACCTTCGATCTCAAGAGGCATGTGCGCACACATACAG GTGTTCGTCcatataaatgtaatttgtgTGAGAAAGCCTTTACCCAGCGCTGCTCTCTGGAATCCCACATGAAGAAGATCCATGGTGTGACGCAGCAGTATGCCTACAAGGAACGGCGCACCAAGCTCTATGTTTGCGAGGAATGTGGCCACACTGCTTCTACTCAGGATTCATTGTTGCGCCACATCCACAATCAACACCCAAACAGTGCCTTCTTGCGGGCCAAGGGGGCACGTAGACATTCAGGGGCAGCAGGTGTGGTTGGACGGGAGGAAAACTCCCTGCCTGGCTCTCCTTTATCTCTGAACAGTGATGACACAACAGGATCAGGAGGAAGGTAG
- the LOC113539958 gene encoding LOW QUALITY PROTEIN: nuclear factor 7, brain (The sequence of the model RefSeq protein was modified relative to this genomic sequence to represent the inferred CDS: inserted 4 bases in 2 codons; substituted 2 bases at 2 genomic stop codons), translating to MLCPGSFLSEKQFQCSICLDVFDNPVSTPCGHSYCMNCIGQYWNGVKLSQCPLCKESFKKKPELHIDRTLREITEQFKKMKGEAGACESVPRAATNVNDSDSTQPLRELTRRVSLRRYTLTRAAHSRKLSVCXKHHHKLDLFCKADGEGICSECGDLDHQSHNIISAEKEWLISKTQINITETKIQEMIGQRQRKVEEIKLSMEIKMSAEREMQHSMRVSGAXSVERSQAELLKMNEMGQHSAEHKAEGMIRELELELTELRKRSAEMGKLAQRDDYISRLKIKKCRNMQLCEDYIKVDMILDPSTAHSLLILSEDRKKVRCGDRHQLLPSNPECFDCMGCVLGXEAFTYGWHYXEVEVGGKTDWDLGMACHSINKKGKVTVTPSNGYWFLTLRNNYAFGTDLSLTLPLNPKPKKIGVFVDYEKGQVSFYNVEAKLHIYTFTDTFCEAIYPFFSSCTNKLGKNEAALVITPVLLPV from the exons ATGCTATGCCCGGGTAGCTTCCTCTCTGAGAAGCAGTTCCAGTGCTCCATCTGTTTAGATGTCTTTGACAATCCGGTCTCCACCCCATGCGGCCATAGTTATTGCATGAACTGCATCGGACAGTACTGGAATGGAGTCAAACTCTCTCAGTGCCCATTGTGCAAGGAAAGCTTTAAGAAGAAACCTGAGCTCCACATCGACCGCACTCTTCGTGAGATCACAGAGCAGTTCAAGAAGATGAAGGGGGAAGCTGGGGCATGTG AGTCAGTCCCCAGGGCTGCAACCAATGTGAATGATTCAGATAGCACGCAGCCCTTACGAGAGCTTACGAGAAGAGTGTCTCTCAGGAGATACACTCTGACTAGAGCTGCACACAGCAGGAAATTGTCAGTGTG AAAGCACCACCATAAACTGGATCTCTTCTGCAAAGCTGATGGGGAGGGTATCTGCTCTGAGTGTGGAGATTTAGATCACCAATCACATAACATCATCTCTGCAGAAAAGGAGTGGCTGATAAGCAAG ACTCAGATTAACattacagaaacaaaaatacaggaaaTGATTGGACAAAGGCAGAGGAAAGTAGAGGAGATTAAATTATCAATGGAGATAAAA ATGTCTGCAGAAAGAGAGATGCAGCACAGCATGCGTGTGTCTGGGGC CTCTGTTGAGCGCAGCCAGGCCGagctgctgaagatgaatgaaatggGACAGCACTCAGCAGAACACAAGGCAGAAGGAATGATCagagagctggagctggagctcaCAGAGCTGAGGAAGAGAAGTGCAGAGATGGGTAAACTGGCCCAGAGAGATGACTACATCAGTAGACTGAAG ATAAAGAAATGCAGGAATATGCAGCTATGTGAAGACTATATAAAAG TGGACATGATCTTGGACCCCAGTACGGCCCATTCTCTTCTCATCCTGTcagaagacagaaagaaggtGAGGTGTGGTGACAGGCACCAACTCCTTCCCAGCAACCCTGAGTGCTTTGATTGTATGGGGTGTGTCCTGGGCTGAGAGGCTTTCACTTATGGTTGGCACTACTGAGAAGTGGAGGTGGGAGGCAAGACAGACTGGGACTTGGGGATGGCCTGCCACTCTATAAATAAGAAGGGAAAAGTGACTGTCACCCCCAGCAATGGATACTGGTTCCTTACCCTACGAAATAACTATGCGTTTGGAACAGACCTTTCCCTCACCCTTCCCCTTAACCCAAAACCCAAAAAgattggtgtgtttgtggactATGAGAAAGGGCAAGTTTCTTTCTATAATGTGGAAGCTAAGCTGCACATctacacattcacagacacgtTCTGTGAGGCCATCTACCCGTTCTTCAGCTCCTGCACTAACAAGTTAGGCAAGAATGAAGCAGCACTTGTCATTACACCTGTTTTGCTTCCTGTCTGA